In Miscanthus floridulus cultivar M001 chromosome 8, ASM1932011v1, whole genome shotgun sequence, the sequence gtcgggcgaggcggagcccgtcccagggcgaggcggagtctgctgtcaggggtcgggcgaggcggagcccgcgacctttgtgtcgggtgaggcggagccccctcaggggtcgggcgaggcggagtctacctttaggggtcgggcgaggcggagcccacggccttagtgtcgggcgaggcagagccaccctcaggggtcgggtgaggcagagcccgcggccttggtgtcgagcgaggcggagccaaccttcaggggtcggacgaggcggagcccgcggtctcggtgtcgggcgaggcagagccaaccctcaggaaTCGGGTAAGACGAAGCCCGCACACCTAGGGTCGGTTGGAGCTCTAGTCGCACTCTCGACTGCTTGGACGAATCAATATTAATGGTGATTAGCTCCTCTTCGGATACCCTAATATTAGTCCCCAACAAACATGGATAGTGATGTCCGAGAATCATACAATAAACCATGCGTCCATTTGCAACACCCGGACATTCTTGCTAGTTCCAAGAATAAAGCACAAAATTAAGCATTTTACTCCTACACATGATGACAAACTCTCTATGACAATTCCCTGACAACAGAGCACAATCACGGGCACAAACAGGCAGGTACAACAAGTTTACACAGTCACCCCCCACACTATTCAGCTACTTACCATAATTCAATGCTAATTCTTGCTTCTTGTCACTGACACCACCACTACCACCCAGAGTCTGGAAGCAGCAAATTTTCTGCTAGCGCAAAATACAGATTACTAACTGATGAAAATTTCTGGGAGTTACCATTCCATTGCCGGAGAAGCACCGGAGAGGAGAGCAATCATCACTGGCTCTCTTCCTCCTCGTCTTCCGCATCCTCCTCCTGTGCCGCTTCCTTGTTATCCGAGTCGCTGGCGTCGCCGTCGCCCTCGCCCCCGGTGGGGCTCGTGCTGTTCTGGTAATGTGCCTGCTGCGGCGGGGCAGGGTGGTGCCTGCTGCTGCCGGCCTTGATGCGGTACCGGACGCGGTGATTGCTGCTGGTGGCGACCTCGGCGGTCACGCCGGCTCTCCGCGCGCCGTTGCCGTCGGCGGGGATGGGGACGGCGGCCATGGGCGCAGTGGTGACCGCCGCGCCGGCGCCGCCCGTGGCCGCCTTCGAGAGCTCCATCTGCATCTTGAGGAAGAACTGCACGCGCTGCTCCTCCAGCTGCCGGGCGGACTCCAGGCGCTCCCGCTCCATCCGGAGCTCCTGCTCCCTCCTGGCGCTCTCCACGCGCTCGTACACCTCCCCTAGCCGCCGGATCGCCTGCGCCAGGTCCCGCAGGCCCTGCGCGCGGCTCACGCTGCTGCTCTCCACGCCGCCGTTggtcgccgcggcggcggccaagGGCTCTTCCACGCGCTCCTGCCTCTTCCCGTTCGCCACCGCGGAAGACGGCGGGAACCCGTCGGAGGAGTCGGACGACGCcgacggctgcggcggcggcatccTCCGCTTGGCCCCCGCCGAGGAATGGAGCGGCGTGCGGGTGCGCTGGGGGAAGTTGATGCGCGGCGGCACCATGGGCCCCGCGCTCCGGGCGGCCGCCGCAGCGGCGGCAGCAGCTGAGGAGGAAGAATTGAGCTTGAGCACGGGGGCCAGCAGGTAATCGAGGCGGTCGAAGTAGCGCCAGTCGGAGTCGTGCTTGGCCTTCTCgatcttgtacttcttcttgagcGTGTCGATGCGGTTCTTGCACTGCACGTCCGACTTGGGCGCCTTGGAGTAGCCGTCGCGGGAGGAGACGACCTCGGCGACCTCCTGCCACTGCGGGTGCCGGAGGCTGCCGCGGCCCAGCGCCACGAACCGCTCCCCCCAGGCGTCGATGAGCGTGGAGGTGGCGCCGTCGCTCCAGGCGTCCtcacggccgccgccgcccgagGAAGGGGACGGCTTGCGGAGCGGGATAGCGACGGCGACGTGgccgggcggcgcggcggcgacCGTGACGGGGTCGGCGACGGGGAGCGGGGACGGGGAGCGCGACGGCGACCGGGAcgccgcgccgtcgtcgtccaTGGCCGGAGATCTGGCGGccggcggcgggggaggagggGGGCGAGGGTTTCCTTGGGGATATTTCCGGGATGGATGGGGAACGCGGAATTGTTCCGATTATTTTCTGCGCTTCCGGTTCCGGTGTGTTGTGGCCGTCGCGTCCGGCGGCGAGGGGAGCGAGCCAGTCGTCGCCTGGACGGAGCGGGACGGCTGGCTGGCTGCTGCCTTCCTTGCTGGGCTGAAATGGGCCAGGCCGGACAAGAGAGAGAGACGGGCCTCCTCAGGTTAAGTCCACCGCCGGAGAAAACGGGACATCTGGTCCTGTGTCGGCTGGCTGAACCGATCTTTTTTTTAATAGACAAGTgggcttggggggggggggggggggggggggggggggggggggatatgTCATCTCGCAACGGGGCTCCACCAGCTTGTCATTACGAAATGCGACCCACCCGCTAGAATGTCGTCAGATGCCTTTGGAATCCTTTTATTCCTCTTCTGCCCCTGCCCCTGTCTTTTCTTTCACCGGCCTCGTGCCTGGGACAGAACGGAGTTAGTCGTAGAACGGATCGAGCGGGGCGCGGTGCTCCTGTCCGACTCCGACGAGAGCCGCCCCCACGGCGCCCCCAGTCAGCTCCCCACGGTGCCGCCCCTTTTCGCGCTCCCTCTCCTGTTTCtaagttgctgctgctgcttcttcaaGCGTCGATGCAGTGACCTTCCCCAATGGATTGCAGATGAAGTGACCTCATTCGGTATGATTCCTCTTTATTCCAGTGTTTGTATTCCTCTAACTGAGTTTGGGAAGCCAATACAGTGACATGGCCCAATAGGTTGCTAACACTATAATT encodes:
- the LOC136473975 gene encoding trihelix transcription factor ENAP1-like: MDDDGAASRSPSRSPSPLPVADPVTVAAAPPGHVAVAIPLRKPSPSSGGGGREDAWSDGATSTLIDAWGERFVALGRGSLRHPQWQEVAEVVSSRDGYSKAPKSDVQCKNRIDTLKKKYKIEKAKHDSDWRYFDRLDYLLAPVLKLNSSSSAAAAAAAAARSAGPMVPPRINFPQRTRTPLHSSAGAKRRMPPPQPSASSDSSDGFPPSSAVANGKRQERVEEPLAAAAATNGGVESSSVSRAQGLRDLAQAIRRLGEVYERVESARREQELRMERERLESARQLEEQRVQFFLKMQMELSKAATGGAGAAVTTAPMAAVPIPADGNGARRAGVTAEVATSSNHRVRYRIKAGSSRHHPAPPQQAHYQNSTSPTGGEGDGDASDSDNKEAAQEEDAEDEEEESQ